Proteins from a genomic interval of Gemmatimonas sp.:
- a CDS encoding TolC family protein, translating to MTRFLRTMLAATIGLCCTVSISRSISAQAAPGALDTLGTPFTFPAFVDAILANHPVATQARLVAEQARSELRTAWGAFDPTVTASWDQKKFGGTEYYNYFDAQLKIPLPIGADVTIAFDRTMGRYFNPDRRTAANGTLEAGISIPLGQRILTDERRNALQQARAARDAGDADRTAIVNKLLFSAAKDYGVWYESWRRRMIAQEGEALAEFRLQAVRRRVANGETAPIDTIEALLELQRREVTRFEAEASFYLSSLDVTAYLWDDVGRPVPLPADAKPVLLGIERVGIDSTRLVELLDVATRRNPDLLKVQARIKQAEAQRLFTTQALLPLAEAKLAGLGASDSEQSFFDGERLDNNYKAGLSIKSPLLFLKETGRFAASGQRLEFQRLERDRLRREVEFDARAAIFDIFNLERLRQRQVANVRNARLLRDAEQVRYENGEGTLLILNLRERLVLDEAVKLAAVEAKVAGARAALAVATGDRTLLLKQN from the coding sequence GTGACGCGTTTCCTGCGCACGATGCTCGCCGCGACAATCGGTCTTTGCTGCACGGTATCGATCTCGCGCTCGATCTCGGCACAAGCGGCACCGGGCGCGCTCGACACGCTCGGTACGCCATTCACGTTTCCGGCGTTCGTGGACGCCATTCTCGCCAACCATCCCGTAGCGACGCAGGCACGTCTGGTCGCCGAGCAGGCGCGCTCGGAGCTCCGGACCGCGTGGGGCGCCTTCGACCCCACCGTGACCGCCTCGTGGGATCAGAAGAAGTTCGGCGGCACGGAGTACTACAACTACTTCGACGCGCAACTGAAGATTCCGTTGCCGATCGGCGCGGACGTGACCATTGCGTTCGATCGGACGATGGGCCGGTATTTCAACCCAGACCGACGCACCGCCGCCAACGGCACGCTCGAAGCGGGCATCTCCATTCCGCTTGGCCAGCGCATCCTGACCGACGAACGTCGGAACGCACTGCAGCAGGCGCGCGCGGCGCGGGATGCCGGCGACGCCGATCGTACGGCGATCGTGAACAAGCTGCTCTTCTCGGCCGCCAAGGATTACGGCGTGTGGTACGAAAGCTGGCGCCGTCGCATGATCGCGCAGGAAGGCGAGGCGTTGGCGGAGTTCCGGTTGCAGGCGGTCCGGCGGCGTGTGGCGAACGGGGAGACCGCGCCGATCGACACCATCGAAGCGCTGCTGGAATTGCAGCGCCGCGAAGTCACCCGCTTCGAGGCGGAGGCGTCTTTCTACCTCTCGTCGCTCGACGTCACGGCGTATCTCTGGGATGACGTGGGCCGCCCGGTCCCACTGCCCGCGGATGCGAAGCCCGTGCTGCTCGGCATCGAACGAGTGGGGATCGACTCCACGCGACTGGTGGAGCTGCTCGACGTCGCGACGCGCCGAAATCCGGATCTGCTCAAGGTACAGGCGCGTATCAAGCAGGCGGAGGCCCAGCGACTGTTCACGACACAGGCGCTCCTGCCACTGGCCGAAGCGAAACTGGCCGGACTTGGGGCGAGCGACAGCGAGCAGTCGTTTTTTGACGGTGAGCGGCTCGACAACAACTACAAGGCCGGACTCAGCATCAAGTCGCCCTTGCTCTTCCTGAAGGAAACCGGACGCTTTGCGGCGTCGGGCCAGCGCCTTGAATTTCAGCGACTCGAGCGGGACCGGCTGCGACGCGAGGTCGAGTTCGACGCACGCGCCGCGATCTTCGACATCTTCAATCTCGAGCGCCTTCGACAGCGACAGGTGGCGAACGTACGGAACGCGAGGTTACTGCGCGATGCCGAGCAGGTGCGCTACGAGAATGGCGAGGGCACGCTCCTCATTCTGAACCTGCGCGAGCGCTTGGTGCTCGACGAGGCCGTGAAGCTCGCGGCGGTGGAGGCCAAGGTGGCGGGCGCC
- a CDS encoding HlyD family efflux transporter periplasmic adaptor subunit has protein sequence MALSDLDIERELKHLPLETTALLGEANTSRIVSRWLLGILITLFLVLFVPWQQSVRGEGTVTALNPADRPQELPTRIDGRIEQWYVQEGQYVSKGDSIVRISEIKEEYLNPNVLPLTSQQQSAKESAIGEKQNKAAALTTLISQLDAQRDFKLQQTANKIEQYRAEVRQAVLEDSVARDQLRRRERLFRDTLGLVSVNELQAFQIRAQSASAKLVEKQQMLLSVQTDLSSVPAEYGEKISKARSDRASTLAEVSEGRSEVAKLKDKVGSLTIRNGFYLIEAPQDGYVVRATKAGQGEIVKAGEPIVTIQPARPSKAVELFVKPMDIALLKPGRHVRIFFDGWPALQISGWPQVASGTFGAQVAVIDQFPNRSGQFRVLLVPDTTNDGAWPAQLRLGTGVQGWAMLDNVTVGWEIWRQLNGFPLSINPNEALPADAVAGGKGAGKSDSKSAGKK, from the coding sequence ATGGCCTTGTCCGATCTCGATATCGAACGCGAACTCAAACACCTGCCGTTGGAAACGACGGCGCTGTTGGGCGAAGCGAACACCAGCCGCATCGTATCCCGCTGGCTGCTGGGCATTCTCATCACGCTGTTCCTCGTGCTCTTCGTGCCCTGGCAGCAGAGTGTCCGCGGCGAAGGTACCGTCACGGCCCTCAATCCCGCCGACCGTCCGCAGGAACTGCCCACGCGGATCGATGGCCGCATCGAGCAGTGGTACGTGCAGGAAGGTCAGTACGTGAGCAAGGGCGACAGCATCGTCCGCATCTCCGAGATCAAGGAGGAGTACCTCAATCCCAACGTGCTGCCGCTCACCTCGCAGCAGCAGTCGGCGAAGGAGTCCGCGATCGGCGAGAAGCAGAACAAGGCCGCCGCCCTCACCACGCTGATTTCCCAGCTCGACGCGCAACGCGATTTCAAGCTGCAGCAGACCGCGAACAAGATCGAGCAGTATCGCGCCGAAGTTCGCCAGGCGGTGTTAGAGGATTCGGTGGCGCGCGATCAGCTGCGTCGCCGCGAACGCCTCTTCCGCGACACGCTCGGTCTCGTCTCGGTCAACGAGCTGCAGGCGTTTCAGATCCGTGCGCAATCTGCGTCCGCCAAGTTGGTAGAGAAGCAGCAGATGCTCCTCAGCGTCCAGACGGATCTCTCGAGCGTTCCGGCGGAGTATGGCGAGAAGATTTCGAAGGCGCGGTCCGATCGTGCGTCGACGCTCGCCGAGGTCAGCGAAGGCCGCTCGGAGGTGGCCAAGCTCAAGGACAAGGTCGGCTCGCTCACCATTCGCAACGGCTTCTACCTCATCGAAGCGCCGCAGGATGGCTACGTCGTGCGCGCCACGAAGGCTGGACAGGGCGAGATCGTGAAAGCCGGCGAGCCCATTGTCACCATTCAGCCGGCCCGACCGAGCAAGGCCGTCGAGCTCTTCGTCAAACCGATGGATATCGCGCTGCTCAAACCCGGGCGTCACGTACGCATCTTCTTCGACGGCTGGCCAGCCCTGCAGATCTCGGGATGGCCGCAGGTGGCATCGGGGACATTCGGCGCGCAGGTCGCCGTCATCGATCAATTTCCGAATCGCTCGGGGCAGTTCCGCGTATTGCTGGTGCCGGACACGACGAACGATGGCGCGTGGCCCGCGCAGCTCCGCCTTGGCACGGGTGTGCAAGGCTGGGCCATGCTCGACAACGTGACCGTTGGATGGGAGATCTGGCGTCAGCTCAACGGCTTCCCGCTGTCGATCAATCCCAACGAAGCGCTGCCGGCCGACGCGGTGGCGGGCGGGAAGGGCGCGGGCAAGAGCGACTCGAAAAGCGCAGGAAAGAAGTGA
- a CDS encoding ABC transporter ATP-binding protein, which translates to MSAQATRVNQLVTAALGLDVEQARWRALTRQILSTDPLPNRLRSIGGAVDVGYLDRQISLDTLKLAIAERTVPIVLVDVRNDDAIVVCRDASDRVQALLVPRDGSEIVIDGQGDSLAETLFRRMSSGNALTALAPMALRPSNSSLSSAYPHSPVGESGRADEHEPRTPLDRTFALFARERREILTVFFYATLSGGLSLILPLAVGGIVQIVQGRLYLQPVIVLISFVVLGTIIAGVLQIGILKVVERIQQRVFARMALEFAFRIPRLRYAASLEQNLPEQMNRLFEAIAIQKGVQKLLLDVPTALLTIVFSLMLLTLYSPWFSVFAIVVTAALWFIIRWSGPEGLETSIVESKYKYKAVHWLEEIARAFHAFKYAGDSTLPVERMDDVVTGYLKYRRKHFAVLVKQTIALIGFKTFITAAVLIIGATLVQTNRLLLGQFVAAEVVIVTVLAGVEKLITSLATVYDVLTSVDKSGHVADLPLEARGGLAPIHTLGVGVSIVTKDLRYRYPSARSASVDGVTLQIEPGERVAIMGSDGSGQSTLLKLLGGLIDDYDGTIRFDGVTLRDLDRPALRARIGQMLSWTDLFDGTVEENVSVGRTHITPRDVREALDDLALTDEIQQLPQGIQTELTNGGRTLPAHLASKLLVAQGMVGRPRLIVLDDFFQNLDAASRTLIIKLLTDRNRPWTVITVSHDPQLLAAFDRVLVVDQGQIVREGPFSVLRQDPMCRNLLHETPMTTGA; encoded by the coding sequence ATGTCGGCTCAGGCAACTCGCGTCAACCAACTCGTTACCGCTGCGCTCGGACTCGATGTCGAGCAGGCGCGCTGGCGCGCGCTCACGCGTCAGATCTTGTCCACCGATCCGTTGCCGAATCGATTGCGGTCTATTGGCGGCGCCGTCGATGTCGGCTACCTCGACCGGCAGATCTCCCTCGATACGCTCAAGCTCGCCATCGCGGAGCGTACGGTGCCCATCGTGCTGGTCGACGTGCGCAATGACGATGCGATCGTCGTGTGTCGCGACGCCAGCGACCGGGTCCAGGCGCTCTTGGTTCCCCGCGACGGCAGCGAGATCGTCATCGACGGACAGGGCGACTCGCTCGCGGAGACCCTGTTTCGACGCATGAGTTCGGGGAATGCGCTGACGGCACTGGCGCCAATGGCGCTGCGGCCGTCCAACAGCTCCCTCTCGAGCGCCTACCCCCACAGTCCCGTCGGCGAGTCCGGCCGCGCCGACGAACACGAACCGCGGACGCCGCTCGACCGCACCTTCGCCCTGTTCGCCCGGGAGCGTCGTGAGATTCTCACGGTCTTTTTTTATGCGACGCTGTCCGGCGGATTGAGTCTGATTCTGCCACTCGCCGTTGGCGGTATCGTGCAGATCGTCCAGGGCCGGCTCTATCTGCAGCCCGTGATCGTGCTGATCTCCTTCGTCGTGCTGGGGACGATCATCGCCGGTGTGCTGCAGATCGGCATTCTCAAGGTGGTGGAGCGCATCCAGCAGCGCGTCTTCGCCCGCATGGCGCTCGAGTTCGCCTTTCGCATTCCGCGGCTACGCTATGCCGCGTCGCTGGAGCAGAATCTGCCCGAGCAGATGAACCGGCTGTTCGAGGCCATCGCGATTCAGAAGGGCGTACAGAAGCTGCTGCTCGATGTCCCCACGGCGCTGCTCACGATCGTGTTCAGCCTCATGCTGCTCACGTTATATAGTCCCTGGTTTTCCGTGTTCGCGATCGTGGTCACGGCTGCACTCTGGTTCATCATTCGCTGGTCCGGGCCCGAGGGGCTCGAGACATCGATTGTGGAATCGAAGTACAAGTACAAGGCGGTGCACTGGCTCGAGGAGATCGCGCGCGCGTTTCACGCGTTCAAGTATGCCGGCGACTCCACGCTGCCGGTGGAGCGGATGGACGACGTGGTCACCGGCTACCTCAAGTACCGGCGCAAGCACTTCGCCGTGCTGGTAAAGCAGACCATTGCCCTGATCGGCTTCAAGACGTTCATCACAGCGGCTGTGCTGATCATCGGCGCGACGCTGGTGCAAACCAACCGGCTGCTGCTCGGTCAGTTCGTGGCGGCCGAAGTCGTCATCGTCACCGTGCTCGCCGGCGTCGAAAAGTTGATCACCAGTCTCGCCACGGTATACGACGTGCTCACCAGCGTGGACAAGTCGGGCCACGTCGCGGATCTGCCGCTCGAAGCCCGCGGCGGCCTCGCGCCGATCCACACACTCGGGGTGGGCGTGTCCATCGTGACGAAGGACCTCCGCTACCGGTATCCCTCGGCGCGTTCGGCCTCCGTGGACGGTGTCACGTTGCAGATCGAGCCCGGCGAACGGGTGGCCATCATGGGCTCGGACGGATCGGGCCAGTCCACTTTGCTCAAGCTGCTCGGCGGCCTGATCGATGATTACGATGGCACGATTCGATTCGACGGCGTCACGCTGCGCGATTTGGATCGGCCGGCCCTGCGCGCGCGCATCGGGCAGATGCTCTCGTGGACGGATCTCTTCGACGGCACGGTGGAGGAGAATGTCAGCGTGGGCCGCACGCACATCACGCCGCGCGATGTCCGCGAGGCGCTTGACGACCTTGCCCTCACGGACGAAATCCAGCAGCTGCCGCAGGGCATCCAGACCGAACTCACGAACGGTGGACGAACGCTGCCCGCTCATCTCGCGAGCAAGCTGCTCGTGGCGCAAGGCATGGTTGGCCGTCCGCGCCTCATCGTGCTCGACGACTTCTTCCAGAACCTCGACGCCGCGTCGCGCACGCTCATCATCAAGCTGCTCACCGATCGCAACCGGCCGTGGACGGTCATCACGGTGTCGCACGATCCCCAGTTGCTGGCCGCGTTCGACCGCGTGCTCGTGGTCGATCAAGGTCAGATCGTGCGCGAAGGCCCGTTCAGCGTCCTGCGACAGGACCCGATGTGCCGCAACTTGCTGCACGAGACGCCCATGACCACGGGAGCCTGA
- a CDS encoding polysaccharide deacetylase family protein: MPLVSVTADATSDADVVCREYAYRSTYVKATRHEIPILCYHRLIERDDEGSEFETHLRADRFEAQLQYLRDHRFRTLHFADVDNAMVFEKQRRAVVLTFDDGYEDNFRLLFPLLKKYNAKAVIYLVSGLQHNEWDMRRGDAPRRLLNQAERREMLESGLVEFGAHTVTHADLSTVDLERARVEIQHSKTQLESELGVPVQTFAYPYGHLSAQAKELARHAGFRYALATNSGPLAMHEDPFHVRRVVVFPSITMKRFKRKVSGRYVQRPTVCQREAPR, encoded by the coding sequence GTGCCGCTGGTTAGCGTAACGGCCGACGCCACGAGCGACGCTGACGTGGTTTGCCGTGAATACGCGTACCGATCGACGTACGTCAAGGCGACTCGCCATGAGATACCGATCCTCTGCTACCATCGTCTCATCGAGCGTGACGACGAGGGAAGCGAGTTCGAAACGCACTTGCGCGCCGACCGATTCGAAGCGCAGCTCCAATACTTGCGCGATCACCGCTTCCGTACCTTGCATTTCGCCGATGTCGACAATGCAATGGTGTTCGAGAAGCAGCGGCGCGCCGTCGTGCTAACGTTCGACGACGGGTATGAGGACAATTTTCGGTTGCTGTTTCCGCTGCTTAAGAAGTACAACGCCAAAGCCGTCATTTACCTCGTCTCCGGCCTCCAACACAACGAATGGGACATGCGGCGTGGTGATGCGCCGCGTCGTCTGCTGAATCAGGCGGAACGCCGCGAGATGCTTGAGAGCGGATTGGTGGAATTCGGAGCGCACACGGTCACGCACGCCGACCTGAGCACCGTCGATCTTGAACGGGCTCGGGTAGAGATTCAGCACTCCAAGACGCAGTTGGAGTCAGAGCTGGGCGTGCCCGTTCAGACGTTCGCCTATCCGTACGGCCACCTGTCGGCGCAAGCCAAAGAACTCGCGCGGCACGCCGGCTTCCGTTACGCCTTGGCGACCAACTCCGGGCCGCTCGCGATGCACGAAGATCCGTTTCACGTGCGTCGTGTCGTGGTGTTTCCCAGCATCACCATGAAACGCTTCAAACGGAAAGTGAGCGGACGATACGTCCAACGACCGACCGTCTGCCAACGAGAAGCGCCACGCTAA
- a CDS encoding class I SAM-dependent methyltransferase — protein sequence MPGAVPRDAAFFDDLYRTHADPWGYRQAAEQSKYHLTLRAARRWQPRPRRVLDVGCSLGYLTEMLADYAPRVSAFDISPTAIRMTQDRCAARRTSTAFDIQLGDALAPAYPRGHFDVVFAGDVLLGAFDGAERAVRAVRALLPLLSANGVLIATDFMNPTAQQSYVNLVETAGGRIREALYFNDRYWFRLKTALKSRRDSAWGQRLLCSPRVFQFLAHRAARRGPAGSKHFGLVVQPVA from the coding sequence ATGCCAGGTGCCGTTCCGAGAGACGCCGCATTCTTCGATGACTTGTATCGGACTCACGCCGACCCGTGGGGGTATCGTCAGGCGGCTGAACAGTCCAAGTACCACCTCACGTTGAGAGCCGCACGCCGTTGGCAACCCCGCCCGCGCCGCGTGCTCGACGTGGGCTGCAGTCTCGGGTACCTGACCGAGATGCTGGCCGACTACGCGCCACGTGTCAGTGCGTTCGACATTTCACCAACGGCCATTCGCATGACGCAAGACCGCTGCGCGGCCCGTCGAACCTCGACCGCGTTTGACATACAATTGGGCGATGCCTTGGCGCCCGCGTATCCTCGCGGCCACTTCGACGTCGTGTTCGCTGGCGACGTGTTGCTTGGCGCCTTCGATGGCGCTGAACGCGCTGTGCGGGCGGTGCGGGCGCTGTTGCCCCTGCTCTCCGCAAACGGCGTGCTGATTGCCACCGACTTCATGAACCCGACCGCGCAGCAGTCGTACGTGAATTTGGTCGAGACCGCCGGCGGACGGATTCGAGAAGCGTTGTACTTCAACGACCGGTACTGGTTTCGGCTCAAGACCGCGCTTAAGTCGCGGCGGGACTCGGCGTGGGGACAACGACTGTTGTGCAGCCCGCGCGTGTTCCAGTTTCTGGCCCACCGCGCTGCGCGGCGTGGGCCTGCGGGATCCAAGCACTTTGGCTTAGTCGTCCAACCAGTCGCCTGA
- the arfB gene encoding alternative ribosome rescue aminoacyl-tRNA hydrolase ArfB, which translates to MTAPSQDDVDVVPGVCIPAYELDVTAISGSGPGGQHVNRSATRIALQWNVRHTRALRDEQRALVMARLASRLDSDGALRIVAGEYRSQQQNRRAAIERLVQLVSRALIVQKPRKATRPTRGSVERRLTEKRQRGETKRRRRPDDD; encoded by the coding sequence GTGACCGCGCCGTCACAGGACGACGTGGATGTGGTTCCGGGTGTTTGCATTCCGGCGTATGAACTCGACGTCACCGCCATCTCCGGGAGTGGGCCCGGCGGTCAGCATGTGAATCGCAGTGCCACGCGCATCGCGCTCCAGTGGAACGTGCGGCACACGCGCGCGCTGCGTGACGAACAGCGGGCGCTCGTCATGGCACGTCTCGCGTCACGCCTCGACAGCGACGGCGCACTGCGCATCGTGGCCGGCGAGTATCGCAGTCAGCAGCAGAACCGGCGGGCGGCGATCGAGCGGCTCGTGCAGCTCGTGTCGCGGGCACTGATTGTGCAGAAGCCCCGGAAGGCCACGCGGCCTACACGGGGCTCCGTCGAACGACGATTGACCGAGAAGCGTCAACGCGGTGAGACCAAGCGTCGTCGACGTCCGGACGACGACTGA
- a CDS encoding methyltransferase domain-containing protein yields MIRVKWSLLLIVAAVACGAAVDRADRAERAASGTSGTAQDTVGPAAPPGEPARAFPSPMRPVADIVAPRWSDEDDRDDVGEFARVVQLAKIGRGQRIADIGAGDGYYVTRLSPVVGATGQVYGQDIMPDYLALLQRRVRREGLRNVQVVRGDAHDPRLPAASVDVAIMIHMYHEIEQPFALLWNLATAMRPGGRLVILDLERPTYGHGTPPSLLRCELAAVGYRQRSFTKTAPSEYVAIFTAPDSTARPTPASISTALSASPCRAPGGD; encoded by the coding sequence ATGATTCGCGTCAAGTGGTCGCTACTGTTAATCGTTGCCGCCGTGGCGTGCGGCGCTGCGGTAGATCGCGCGGATCGCGCCGAGCGCGCGGCATCGGGTACGAGCGGAACCGCACAGGATACGGTCGGTCCGGCGGCGCCGCCCGGCGAGCCGGCGCGCGCCTTTCCGAGCCCAATGCGACCGGTGGCGGATATCGTCGCGCCGAGATGGAGCGATGAGGACGATCGCGACGACGTCGGCGAGTTCGCGCGCGTGGTGCAACTGGCCAAGATCGGTCGCGGACAGCGCATCGCCGACATCGGCGCAGGGGATGGCTACTACGTGACACGACTGTCGCCCGTGGTAGGTGCCACCGGCCAGGTGTATGGGCAAGACATCATGCCCGATTACCTCGCGTTGCTGCAGCGCCGCGTGCGACGCGAAGGGCTGCGCAACGTCCAGGTGGTACGCGGCGATGCCCACGATCCGCGTTTGCCGGCGGCCAGTGTGGACGTGGCCATCATGATTCACATGTATCACGAGATCGAGCAGCCCTTCGCGCTGCTCTGGAATCTTGCGACGGCCATGCGGCCTGGTGGACGCCTCGTGATCCTCGACCTCGAGCGGCCGACCTACGGCCACGGCACGCCGCCGTCCCTGTTGCGCTGCGAGTTGGCGGCTGTGGGCTATCGACAACGGTCGTTCACCAAGACCGCACCGTCGGAGTACGTGGCGATCTTTACAGCCCCGGACTCGACTGCACGTCCGACGCCCGCGTCGATCTCGACTGCACTCAGCGCGTCGCCGTGTCGTGCGCCGGGAGGTGACTGA
- a CDS encoding hemolysin family protein, producing MLADPSLPVVHELTFGVASGRLLVVLLLVLLNAFFVAAEFALVAVRRSRIDQMAAEGDSSAKVVQRALSQLDRYISGTQLGITLASLALGWIGEPAIAVLVDRALHVVGVEPANGAVHTGAGIAVAFLVITFLHIVLGELAPKSIALARPETVSRWVVRPLMLFSRVMSPFIGMLNGTANRLLKLLGVEPVSEGGHVHSPEELRLLVMQARAHGTLDESDSAMLAGVFDFHNKKALDVMRPRTDMIAIAEDVELDELIATLRRERYSRYPVYRETPDDIVGVFLAKDFWLDEHPESFSLRDHLREPMFVPATRAAERVLDDLRRTRAHLAVVLDEYGGTAGIVTMEDLVEEVIGDIADEYDPLSRDALLFDGVLELAGSMSLVDVRSDHKLPIPEGDWSTLGGYAFAMLGRLPKVGDRVTYPGGELEIVAMDGRRVAALRVHLRTEAPSTS from the coding sequence ATGCTTGCTGACCCTTCTTTGCCCGTCGTCCACGAACTCACGTTCGGGGTGGCTTCGGGCCGATTGCTCGTCGTGCTCCTGCTGGTCCTGCTCAATGCCTTCTTCGTCGCGGCGGAATTTGCGCTGGTGGCGGTCCGGCGAAGCCGCATCGATCAGATGGCCGCCGAGGGGGACAGCAGTGCGAAGGTGGTGCAACGTGCCCTGAGTCAGCTGGATCGGTACATCTCCGGGACCCAGCTCGGTATTACCCTCGCGTCTCTCGCCCTTGGCTGGATCGGTGAGCCGGCCATCGCGGTGCTGGTCGACCGCGCCCTGCACGTGGTGGGCGTCGAGCCCGCGAATGGTGCGGTGCACACGGGCGCCGGGATCGCGGTCGCGTTCCTGGTCATCACCTTCCTGCACATCGTGCTCGGTGAGCTGGCCCCGAAGTCGATTGCCCTCGCACGTCCGGAAACGGTGAGCCGCTGGGTGGTCCGCCCGCTCATGCTTTTCTCGCGCGTCATGTCGCCGTTCATCGGCATGCTGAACGGCACCGCCAACCGACTACTCAAGCTGCTCGGCGTCGAGCCCGTGTCCGAGGGGGGACATGTGCACAGCCCGGAAGAGCTGCGGCTGTTGGTGATGCAGGCGCGCGCACACGGCACGCTCGACGAGTCCGACTCGGCCATGCTGGCCGGCGTGTTCGACTTTCACAACAAGAAGGCGCTCGATGTGATGCGTCCGCGCACCGATATGATCGCGATCGCCGAAGACGTGGAGCTCGACGAGCTGATCGCAACGCTGCGCCGCGAGCGCTACTCGCGCTATCCGGTATACCGCGAAACGCCCGACGACATCGTGGGTGTCTTTCTCGCGAAAGACTTCTGGCTCGATGAACACCCCGAGTCGTTCTCGCTGCGCGATCACCTGCGTGAACCGATGTTCGTGCCGGCCACGCGCGCGGCCGAACGCGTGCTGGATGATCTGCGACGCACGCGCGCGCACCTTGCCGTCGTCCTCGACGAGTACGGCGGCACCGCAGGGATCGTGACGATGGAAGATCTCGTGGAGGAAGTCATCGGCGACATTGCCGACGAGTACGATCCGCTGTCACGCGATGCCCTGCTCTTCGATGGCGTCCTTGAACTCGCCGGCTCCATGTCACTCGTCGATGTGCGCTCCGACCACAAGCTTCCGATTCCCGAAGGTGACTGGTCGACACTTGGCGGCTATGCGTTCGCGATGCTGGGGCGACTGCCGAAGGTCGGCGATCGCGTGACCTATCCCGGCGGTGAACTCGAAATTGTCGCGATGGATGGCCGTCGCGTGGCGGCACTACGCGTGCACCTGCGAACCGAAGCACCGAGCACATCATGA